From Limisphaerales bacterium, one genomic window encodes:
- the aroC gene encoding chorismate synthase, translating to MGNSFGELFRITTWGESHGGGVGVVIDGCPPRLALTEKDLQPDLARRRPGQSRITTQRQETDAVRILSGTFEGKTLGTPISLLVENTDQRSEAYTEMQTKYRPSHADYTYDAKYGIRAWPGGGRTSARETIGRVAAGAIAKKILKKQFGVEVLACVQQVQKISAEINPDKFTLRQVEANIVRCPHKATAEKMIRLIDRTRKAGDSVGGVLLGVARGVPVGWGEPVFDRLEADLAKAMLSLPASKGFEIGSGFGGIAMKGSEHNDPFRMRAGKVRTTANRSGGVQGGISNGETIYFRTVFKPTATILQSQDTVSTDGKNVKLKARGRHDPCVLPRAVPMVEAMTALVLVDHALRHRAQNGN from the coding sequence ATGGGGAATTCTTTTGGCGAACTCTTCCGCATCACCACCTGGGGCGAAAGCCACGGCGGCGGCGTGGGCGTGGTGATCGACGGCTGCCCGCCGCGGCTGGCATTGACCGAAAAAGATCTCCAACCCGACCTCGCTCGGCGTCGGCCCGGCCAATCCCGCATCACCACGCAACGGCAGGAAACGGATGCCGTCCGCATTTTGTCCGGCACATTCGAGGGGAAGACGCTCGGAACCCCCATTTCGTTACTGGTGGAAAATACCGATCAACGCTCCGAGGCGTACACGGAGATGCAAACGAAATACCGCCCGAGCCACGCTGATTATACGTACGACGCCAAGTACGGCATCCGCGCTTGGCCCGGCGGCGGCCGCACCAGCGCCCGCGAAACTATCGGCCGTGTGGCCGCCGGTGCGATTGCCAAAAAGATTTTGAAAAAACAGTTCGGCGTTGAAGTGCTCGCGTGTGTTCAACAGGTGCAGAAAATTTCCGCCGAAATCAATCCAGATAAATTTACGCTCAGACAAGTCGAAGCCAACATCGTCCGTTGCCCGCACAAGGCGACTGCGGAGAAAATGATTCGTCTCATCGATCGCACCCGCAAAGCGGGCGACAGCGTGGGTGGCGTGCTCCTTGGCGTGGCGCGCGGCGTGCCCGTCGGTTGGGGGGAACCGGTCTTTGACCGGCTCGAGGCCGATCTTGCCAAGGCGATGCTCAGCCTGCCCGCCAGTAAAGGCTTTGAGATTGGCTCCGGCTTTGGCGGCATCGCGATGAAAGGCAGCGAGCACAACGACCCCTTTCGAATGCGCGCGGGCAAAGTGCGCACTACCGCCAATCGTTCCGGAGGCGTGCAGGGCGGCATCAGCAATGGCGAAACCATTTACTTCCGCACCGTCTTCAAACCCACCGCCACCATTTTGCAAAGCCAAGACACCGTGAGCACGGATGGCAAAAACGTAAAACTCAAAGCCCGCGGTCGGCACGATCCATGCGTTCTCCCCCGCGCCGTGCCGATGGTGGAAGCGATGACGGCGTTGGTGTTAGTCGATCACGCCCTGCGCCATCGCGCGCAGAATGGGAATTGA
- a CDS encoding prepilin peptidase has product MADQLIQFFGSELTLFSMVFFVLGCIVGSFLNVVIHRLPREMSILHPPSHCPQCGYSIPWYQNVPLITWLWQRGKCAGCEARIPARYVLVEFLTGAAFLGAWLLVYFQFTQGYEAPIKDPLIAAGVSMALVTLLAGLIASTFIDFEHFIIPDELTKGGMVMGVVFSVALPQLHGVFLGQTVSHAQALWFSVLGMAVGSAVVYAVVRLGKAMFGKQTYNSDVPVTVSFCTDYMCLGGEPGEEDTLIPFEDVFYRKGDTVTLHAEHVELVDVCYWDKAVALNAETLTIGEMDFPAADVPHLEVLTSEVTIPREAMGFGDVKFMAAIGAFLGWQATLFGLMASAMVGAVVGSLMMLLRRDKANIIPYGPYIALAAVGWIFGGYALWQWWWKSLGPV; this is encoded by the coding sequence ATGGCTGACCAATTGATTCAGTTTTTTGGCAGCGAATTGACGCTCTTCTCGATGGTGTTTTTTGTGCTCGGCTGCATTGTGGGCAGTTTTTTGAACGTTGTCATCCATCGCCTGCCGCGCGAGATGAGCATTCTGCACCCGCCCTCGCATTGCCCGCAGTGCGGCTACTCGATTCCTTGGTATCAAAATGTGCCGCTCATCACGTGGCTGTGGCAACGCGGCAAATGCGCCGGTTGCGAAGCGCGCATTCCCGCGCGCTATGTGTTGGTGGAGTTCCTCACCGGCGCGGCTTTTCTGGGCGCGTGGTTGTTGGTCTATTTTCAATTTACGCAAGGCTACGAGGCGCCCATCAAAGATCCACTGATTGCAGCGGGAGTTTCAATGGCGTTGGTTACGTTGTTGGCGGGATTGATCGCGTCCACCTTTATTGATTTCGAGCACTTCATAATTCCGGATGAACTCACCAAAGGCGGCATGGTAATGGGGGTGGTTTTTTCCGTCGCGCTGCCGCAATTGCACGGGGTCTTTCTCGGCCAAACGGTGAGCCACGCGCAGGCGCTATGGTTCAGCGTGTTGGGGATGGCGGTGGGCAGTGCGGTAGTGTACGCCGTGGTGCGGCTGGGCAAAGCGATGTTCGGCAAACAAACGTACAACAGCGACGTGCCGGTGACGGTTTCTTTTTGCACGGATTATATGTGCCTCGGCGGCGAACCGGGCGAGGAGGATACATTGATTCCATTCGAGGATGTGTTTTACCGCAAAGGCGACACGGTGACGCTGCACGCTGAGCACGTGGAATTGGTGGACGTCTGTTACTGGGACAAAGCCGTGGCACTGAACGCGGAAACACTGACCATTGGCGAAATGGACTTTCCTGCCGCCGATGTGCCGCATCTCGAAGTGTTGACCAGCGAAGTCACCATTCCGCGCGAGGCGATGGGCTTTGGCGATGTGAAATTTATGGCCGCCATCGGCGCGTTCCTCGGCTGGCAAGCCACCCTCTTCGGCCTAATGGCCAGCGCGATGGTGGGCGCCGTGGTGGGTTCGCTGATGATGCTCCTGCGCCGCGACAAGGCGAACATCATCCCCTACGGCCCATACATTGCTCTCGCCGCAGTCGGCTGGATCTTCGGCGGCTACGCGCTATGGCAATGGTGGTGGAAAAGCTTGGGGCCGGTTTAG
- a CDS encoding shikimate dehydrogenase: MQNAGIAELGLDWRYAAAEVRPEQLREAIAGAQAMHYIGINLTVPHKLLALDMVDVLDESASEWGAVNTILFEGQDVNGDWRALRDFETAPHQLRSHGFNTDADGITQSLREDLGMEVRGENVLLLGAGGAGRVAAMKIAATGVRQLHIVNRTESKAEAIAHEIRTRFPAVAVSVGYPGGKVDLVLNCTSLGLAAGDALPLDTDLFSLDKTRAVYDMIYQPAETPLLAAARAAGCQTANGLGMLLHQGAKALEIWSGQAAPLKIMRAALEGAVNG, translated from the coding sequence ATGCAAAATGCGGGCATCGCGGAACTCGGGCTCGACTGGCGTTACGCCGCTGCCGAGGTGCGGCCGGAACAATTGCGCGAAGCGATCGCCGGCGCGCAGGCGATGCATTACATCGGCATCAACCTCACCGTGCCGCATAAATTGCTGGCGCTCGATATGGTGGATGTGCTCGACGAAAGCGCAAGCGAATGGGGCGCGGTCAACACGATTCTCTTTGAAGGACAGGATGTCAACGGCGATTGGCGTGCGTTACGCGATTTCGAAACCGCGCCGCACCAATTGCGCAGCCACGGATTTAATACGGATGCAGACGGCATCACCCAAAGTTTGCGTGAAGATTTGGGGATGGAAGTGCGCGGGGAAAATGTGCTGTTGCTCGGCGCGGGCGGTGCCGGTCGCGTGGCAGCAATGAAAATCGCGGCCACCGGTGTACGGCAACTGCACATCGTCAACCGCACCGAAAGCAAGGCCGAAGCGATTGCCCACGAAATTCGCACGCGCTTTCCCGCAGTAGCCGTTTCGGTGGGTTACCCCGGCGGCAAGGTGGATCTCGTGCTCAACTGCACTTCGCTTGGGCTCGCGGCGGGCGACGCGCTGCCGCTGGACACCGATCTGTTTTCATTGGATAAAACGCGCGCGGTGTACGATATGATTTATCAACCGGCCGAGACGCCGCTGCTGGCCGCCGCGCGCGCCGCCGGTTGCCAAACGGCCAACGGCCTCGGGATGCTGCTGCATCAGGGCGCGAAAGCGCTGGAAATTTGGAGCGGCCAAGCCGCGCCGCTAAAAATAATGCGCGCCGCGTTGGAGGGGGCTGTCAATGGCTGA
- the acs gene encoding acetate--CoA ligase, with the protein MSDKIFPPTASASEGAHVASLEQYRELYDRSINDPEGFWAEHADRLHWADKWETLREWDYHKAELKWFLGGKLNACYNCVDRHVDDGHGDDTALIWEGNDPTESRTFTYSQLQAEVQRAANALKNLGIAKGDRVCIYMQMIPELTIAMLACARIGAVHSIVFGAFSADSLVTRINDSKCKAILTQDTGVRGTKLDIAMKANADAAVETTPSIEKIMVVQRTGTEVAMAEGRDVWWHEALAAADAECPAEPMDAEDPLFILYTSGSTGKPKGVLHTTGGYLVYAATTHHYVFDYHPGDVYWCTADIGWVTGHSYIVYGPMANRAITMMFEGVPNYPDHGRFWEIVAKHKVNIFYTAPTALRALMKEGDSWPSQHDLSSLRLLGTVGEPIKEPEWNWYNTVIGKEQCPIVDTWWQTETGGILISPLPGATPTKPGSATLPFFGVKPALVDDTGEIIEGNGVSGNLCILEPWPGQMRTVYGDQQRFFDTYFARFPGKYFSGDGCKRDADGYYWITGRVDDVIIVSGHNLGTAEIEGAIGGHPAVAEAAVVGYEHDIKGNAIYAYVTLKTGEEITDTMRAEIVKQVRADIGPHASPEKIQFTGGLPKTRSGKIMRRILRKIAEGDTDNLGDISTLADPAVVESLVAGRVE; encoded by the coding sequence ATGAGCGATAAAATTTTCCCTCCCACTGCCTCAGCCTCCGAAGGCGCACACGTCGCCTCCCTTGAACAGTACCGCGAACTGTACGACCGCTCCATCAACGACCCCGAGGGGTTTTGGGCCGAGCACGCCGATCGTCTGCATTGGGCCGATAAATGGGAAACACTGCGCGAATGGGATTACCATAAAGCAGAGCTAAAGTGGTTCCTCGGTGGCAAGTTAAACGCCTGTTACAACTGCGTGGATCGCCACGTGGACGACGGCCACGGCGATGATACGGCGCTGATTTGGGAGGGCAATGACCCCACCGAAAGCCGCACGTTCACCTACAGCCAACTGCAGGCGGAAGTGCAACGGGCGGCGAACGCACTGAAAAATCTCGGTATCGCGAAGGGCGATCGCGTTTGCATTTATATGCAGATGATTCCGGAACTCACCATTGCGATGCTCGCGTGCGCGCGGATTGGCGCGGTGCATTCGATTGTGTTTGGCGCGTTCAGCGCGGACAGCCTCGTCACCCGCATCAACGATTCCAAATGCAAAGCCATCCTCACGCAAGACACCGGCGTGCGCGGCACGAAGCTGGACATCGCAATGAAAGCCAACGCCGATGCGGCGGTTGAAACCACACCGTCCATTGAGAAAATTATGGTTGTGCAACGCACCGGCACCGAAGTGGCGATGGCCGAAGGTCGCGATGTGTGGTGGCACGAGGCGCTGGCCGCAGCGGATGCGGAATGCCCCGCCGAGCCGATGGACGCGGAGGATCCGCTGTTCATTTTGTACACCTCCGGCAGCACCGGCAAACCGAAGGGCGTGCTGCACACCACCGGCGGTTACCTCGTTTATGCCGCCACGACGCATCATTATGTTTTCGATTATCATCCGGGTGATGTCTATTGGTGCACGGCGGATATCGGCTGGGTGACGGGGCATTCGTATATCGTGTACGGCCCGATGGCCAATCGCGCGATCACGATGATGTTCGAGGGCGTGCCAAATTATCCCGACCACGGCCGCTTCTGGGAAATCGTGGCGAAGCACAAGGTCAACATTTTTTACACCGCGCCCACCGCACTGCGCGCGTTGATGAAAGAAGGCGACAGTTGGCCGAGCCAACACGATCTTTCCAGTCTGCGTTTGCTCGGCACCGTGGGCGAGCCAATCAAAGAACCGGAATGGAATTGGTACAACACCGTCATCGGCAAAGAACAATGCCCCATCGTGGACACGTGGTGGCAAACGGAGACCGGCGGCATTTTGATTTCGCCGCTGCCGGGCGCCACGCCCACCAAACCGGGCAGTGCGACGCTGCCGTTCTTCGGCGTGAAACCGGCCCTCGTCGATGACACGGGCGAGATCATCGAGGGCAACGGCGTCTCGGGAAATCTCTGCATCCTCGAGCCGTGGCCCGGCCAAATGCGCACGGTGTACGGCGATCAACAGCGGTTTTTCGACACCTACTTCGCGCGGTTCCCCGGCAAATATTTCAGCGGCGACGGCTGCAAACGCGATGCGGACGGCTACTATTGGATCACCGGACGCGTGGACGACGTCATCATCGTGAGCGGCCACAACCTCGGCACCGCGGAAATCGAGGGCGCCATCGGCGGCCACCCCGCCGTGGCCGAGGCGGCAGTGGTTGGCTACGAACACGACATCAAAGGCAATGCCATTTACGCGTACGTTACTCTGAAAACCGGCGAGGAAATCACCGACACGATGCGTGCTGAGATTGTGAAACAAGTCCGCGCCGACATCGGCCCGCACGCTTCGCCTGAGAAAATCCAATTCACCGGCGGCCTCCCCAAAACCCGCAGCGGAAAAATCATGCGCCGCATCCTCCGCAAAATCGCCGAAGGCGACACCGACAACCTCGGCGACATCAGCACCTTGGCCGATCCAGCTGTGGTGGAATCATTGGTGGCGGGGCGCGTGGAATAA
- a CDS encoding ABC transporter permease: MKWLPFEFALALRYLRPKRTSVSFITLISVVGVMLGVAVLIIVTSVFSGFHLQLKKSFFQFSADLTVRSMEGPIVEYEALSDRIGKIPGVTGVSPIIGGKVMMETDPEIGAPAFDAPVLLGVDPERMKTVSQVPDSLEAGEFNLRGNRLVIGYNFARMDGEFRLGVGDRVLIHSPKMIQEMRKAQKAGEELGIFPEEYIVAGVFDAGQKDLNDFIFCSLYNAQDLYGLEEGASALWVETTDPLELGPQQAALGELLGEGYRIGTWEDLNPVLLAQVQVEKMINQFLMFFIVVVAAFGIASSLIIFGVQKTKEIGLLKALGASNGQVSFVFLIQSAVVGLLGTGMGIAMGLLVLKYRNQFLGFLRGHDVELFPEKLYGFRELPAQVVPGDLVVICGVSILICLLAGLLPAWNAARLRPVEALRSE; this comes from the coding sequence ATGAAATGGCTGCCCTTTGAGTTTGCGTTGGCGCTGCGGTATTTGCGGCCCAAACGCACCTCGGTTTCGTTCATCACACTCATCTCGGTGGTGGGGGTGATGTTGGGCGTGGCGGTGCTCATTATCGTTACTTCGGTTTTTTCTGGCTTCCATTTGCAACTGAAAAAATCCTTTTTCCAATTCTCAGCCGATCTCACCGTGCGTTCGATGGAAGGGCCGATTGTGGAATACGAGGCGCTCTCCGATCGCATTGGAAAAATTCCGGGCGTCACCGGCGTCTCCCCAATCATCGGCGGCAAGGTGATGATGGAGACCGATCCGGAAATCGGCGCGCCGGCATTCGATGCGCCGGTGTTGCTGGGCGTGGATCCTGAGCGAATGAAAACCGTGAGCCAAGTGCCGGATAGTTTGGAGGCGGGCGAATTCAATCTGCGCGGAAATCGATTGGTGATTGGCTATAACTTTGCGCGGATGGATGGCGAATTCCGATTGGGCGTGGGCGATCGGGTGCTGATCCATTCGCCCAAGATGATTCAGGAAATGCGTAAGGCCCAAAAAGCTGGCGAAGAACTGGGCATTTTTCCAGAAGAATACATCGTGGCCGGCGTGTTCGATGCCGGCCAAAAGGATCTCAACGATTTTATCTTTTGCAGCCTCTATAACGCACAGGATTTATATGGCCTTGAGGAAGGCGCAAGCGCGTTATGGGTGGAAACCACAGACCCGCTGGAGCTCGGCCCGCAGCAGGCGGCGTTGGGGGAATTGCTTGGGGAGGGCTATCGCATCGGCACTTGGGAAGATCTCAATCCGGTGTTGCTCGCGCAGGTGCAGGTGGAGAAAATGATCAACCAATTCCTGATGTTTTTTATCGTGGTAGTGGCGGCATTTGGCATTGCGAGTTCGTTGATTATTTTCGGTGTACAAAAAACCAAAGAGATCGGTTTGCTCAAAGCGCTCGGCGCGAGCAACGGGCAGGTGAGTTTTGTGTTTCTCATTCAAAGTGCCGTGGTGGGATTGCTCGGCACGGGGATGGGCATCGCGATGGGATTGTTGGTGCTCAAATACCGCAACCAGTTTTTGGGATTCCTGCGCGGGCACGATGTGGAGTTGTTTCCGGAAAAACTTTATGGTTTTCGCGAACTCCCCGCCCAAGTGGTGCCGGGCGATCTCGTGGTTATTTGCGGCGTATCGATTTTAATTTGTTTACTGGCCGGATTATTGCCGGCTTGGAATGCGGCCCGTTTGCGGCCGGTGGAGGCTTTGCGCAGTGAGTGA
- a CDS encoding ABC transporter ATP-binding protein encodes MRPVCGRWRLCAVSDAVLKASGVGKTYRMAGQPLTVLSGVDLALERGEFVALQGASGSGKSTLLQLLGGLDAPSQGEIIFDGRPLRLHTAQDAAAFRGRHIGFVFQAYHLLPDLDALENVCLPAQVQRAPQAKAEARARELLAAVGLSDRMTHLPTELSGGEQQRVAIARALMNEPEIILADEPTGNLDTGTEAEIIELLAQLHRERNLTLLVATHDDVVAAAAERIVRLKDGRIAD; translated from the coding sequence ATGCGGCCCGTTTGCGGCCGGTGGAGGCTTTGCGCAGTGAGTGACGCCGTCTTGAAAGCAAGTGGCGTGGGAAAAACCTACCGAATGGCAGGCCAACCCTTGACGGTGCTCAGTGGCGTTGATCTCGCGTTGGAACGCGGTGAGTTTGTGGCGCTGCAAGGGGCTAGTGGTTCAGGCAAAAGCACGCTGTTGCAATTGCTCGGCGGATTGGACGCGCCTTCGCAAGGGGAAATTATTTTTGATGGCAGACCATTGCGGCTGCACACCGCGCAGGATGCGGCGGCATTTCGCGGGCGGCACATTGGCTTTGTGTTTCAGGCGTATCATTTGTTGCCGGATTTGGACGCGCTGGAAAACGTGTGCCTGCCTGCGCAGGTGCAGCGCGCGCCGCAGGCAAAGGCCGAGGCTCGCGCGCGGGAATTGCTCGCGGCAGTGGGGCTGTCGGATCGGATGACGCATTTGCCCACGGAACTTTCTGGCGGCGAACAGCAGCGCGTGGCCATCGCGCGGGCGTTGATGAATGAACCGGAAATTATTTTGGCCGATGAACCCACCGGCAATCTCGACACCGGCACCGAAGCGGAAATCATCGAGCTGCTCGCTCAGCTGCATCGCGAGCGCAATCTTACGCTTTTGGTGGCTACGCACGATGACGTGGTCGCCGCCGCTGCCGAGCGCATTGTTCGGCTGAAGGATGGAAGGATTGCTGACTGA
- the ilvE gene encoding branched-chain-amino-acid transaminase — MKVYINGKFVDEAKATVSVFDHGLLYGDGIFEGIRAYNGRVFRLEEHIDRLFYSAKAILMKLPMSHKALCAAVVETCRRNKIRDGYVRLVVTRGAGTLGLDPNRCSNPQVIIIAASIQLYPKAFYDKGLEIVTVPTTRNHTNAVNPAIKSLNYLNNILAKIEASNAGCVEAIMLNSQGYVAECTGDNIFMLKDGKMFTPSLASGALHGITRKVVMELAEGLDIEITQPNLTRYDLYNADECFITGTAAEVVPVVKIDGRKIGSGRPGKHTRAFMQAYHALTNASGSEIL; from the coding sequence ATGAAGGTTTATATAAACGGAAAATTTGTTGATGAAGCGAAGGCGACGGTGTCGGTCTTTGACCACGGTCTGCTGTACGGCGATGGAATATTCGAGGGCATTCGCGCGTACAACGGGCGCGTGTTTCGGTTGGAGGAACACATCGACCGTCTATTTTATTCCGCCAAAGCGATTTTGATGAAGCTGCCGATGAGCCACAAGGCGCTGTGCGCGGCGGTGGTGGAAACGTGCCGCCGCAACAAAATCCGCGATGGCTACGTTCGGCTGGTCGTCACGCGCGGTGCGGGTACCCTGGGGCTGGATCCCAATCGCTGCAGCAATCCGCAGGTCATCATTATTGCCGCGAGCATTCAGCTTTATCCCAAGGCGTTTTATGATAAAGGGCTGGAAATTGTCACCGTGCCCACCACGCGCAACCACACCAACGCGGTGAACCCGGCCATTAAATCGCTGAATTACCTCAACAACATTCTCGCCAAAATCGAGGCCAGCAATGCCGGTTGTGTCGAAGCCATTATGCTTAACTCGCAGGGTTACGTGGCCGAATGCACGGGCGACAATATTTTTATGCTCAAGGACGGCAAAATGTTCACGCCCTCGCTGGCTTCCGGCGCGTTGCACGGCATTACCCGCAAAGTGGTGATGGAATTGGCCGAAGGATTGGACATCGAGATCACCCAACCCAACCTCACCCGCTACGATTTATACAACGCCGATGAATGCTTCATCACCGGCACCGCCGCCGAAGTGGTTCCCGTGGTAAAAATCGACGGTCGAAAAATCGGCTCCGGCCGCCCCGGCAAACACACCAGAGCCTTTATGCAAGCCTACCACGCATTGACCAATGCGTCGGGATCAGAAATTTTGTGA
- a CDS encoding UvrB/UvrC motif-containing protein, which translates to MQCCQPDCENEATVHLTEIVDGQMKKIDLCEECAKEQGVTDPKGFALADLLLGLGAASEMESGSGELECPACGFAQADFKKSGRLGCSDCYATFAEPLEGMLKQMHKGTQHVGKVPKALRQEMDFTKQRQQLEKQLSKAIETEDYEQAAQVRDQLRGLDVPPEDPVEPLEPKAKGAKSAKSTKGGEA; encoded by the coding sequence ATGCAATGTTGCCAACCAGATTGTGAGAACGAGGCCACGGTTCATTTGACTGAGATTGTGGATGGTCAGATGAAGAAGATTGATCTCTGCGAGGAGTGCGCCAAGGAACAGGGGGTCACCGATCCGAAAGGGTTCGCGCTGGCGGATTTGTTGCTGGGCTTGGGCGCGGCTTCGGAGATGGAATCGGGCAGTGGGGAATTGGAATGTCCGGCGTGCGGGTTTGCGCAGGCGGATTTTAAAAAGAGCGGGCGGTTGGGTTGCTCCGATTGTTATGCGACGTTTGCGGAGCCTTTGGAGGGGATGCTCAAGCAAATGCACAAGGGCACGCAGCACGTGGGCAAGGTGCCCAAGGCGTTGCGGCAGGAAATGGATTTCACAAAACAACGGCAGCAATTGGAAAAGCAATTGAGCAAAGCCATCGAGACGGAGGACTACGAGCAGGCGGCGCAGGTGCGGGATCAGTTGCGGGGATTGGATGTGCCGCCGGAGGATCCGGTGGAACCGCTTGAGCCAAAGGCAAAAGGAGCGAAGAGCGCAAAGAGCACGAAGGGAGGAGAGGCTTAA
- a CDS encoding protein arginine kinase, which translates to MELRKFLSSTTELSNCEGPQDHVVLSSRVRLARNVTGRPFPGRAKKASRVETCEFIQPAIAAASAMRGGFSESMKPLQALDKQLLVERHLISREHAAKGAGSGLVLSKDETLSVMINEEDHLRMQALLPGLQVKQVWQKMDRFDTSLEKKLDFAFDSQLGYLTACPTNLGTGIRVSAMLHLPGLVLTDQVNQIVQAVTKLGHAVRGLYGEGTEALGHLFQVSNQMTLGESEADIIERIHKVVLQVIEHEENARQTLLRTKAKELYNHIGRAYGTLAHAHIVSSKETMNQLSLLRLGVKLELFQGLTTPLLDELFLLSQPAHMQELVGEKLSGEERDLHRADLLRKHLGKIKGLKLPE; encoded by the coding sequence ATGGAATTGCGGAAATTTTTGAGCAGCACCACCGAGTTGTCCAATTGCGAAGGGCCGCAGGATCACGTGGTGCTGTCGAGCCGCGTGCGTTTGGCGCGTAACGTGACGGGGCGGCCGTTTCCGGGACGCGCGAAGAAAGCGAGTCGGGTGGAGACGTGCGAATTTATTCAGCCGGCCATCGCGGCGGCTTCGGCGATGCGCGGTGGGTTTTCGGAATCGATGAAGCCATTGCAGGCGCTGGACAAGCAACTGCTCGTGGAGCGGCATCTTATTAGTCGCGAGCACGCGGCCAAGGGCGCGGGGAGCGGGTTGGTGCTCAGCAAGGACGAGACGTTGAGCGTGATGATCAATGAAGAGGATCATTTGAGGATGCAAGCGTTGTTGCCGGGGTTGCAGGTGAAACAGGTTTGGCAAAAGATGGATCGGTTTGACACCAGCTTGGAAAAGAAACTGGATTTCGCATTCGACTCGCAACTGGGTTATCTGACCGCGTGTCCCACCAATCTTGGAACAGGAATTCGCGTGAGCGCGATGTTGCATTTGCCGGGATTGGTGTTGACCGATCAAGTGAATCAAATTGTGCAGGCGGTCACCAAGCTGGGCCATGCGGTGCGCGGGTTGTACGGCGAAGGCACGGAGGCGCTGGGGCATTTGTTTCAGGTAAGCAACCAAATGACGCTGGGCGAAAGCGAGGCGGACATCATCGAGCGCATTCACAAAGTGGTGTTGCAAGTGATCGAGCACGAAGAAAACGCACGGCAAACTTTGCTGCGCACCAAGGCCAAGGAGTTGTATAATCACATCGGGCGCGCGTACGGCACGCTGGCGCACGCGCATATTGTGAGTAGCAAAGAGACGATGAACCAGTTGTCGTTGCTGCGGCTGGGCGTGAAGTTGGAACTGTTCCAAGGCCTCACCACGCCGTTGCTCGACGAACTGTTTTTACTCAGCCAACCGGCGCATATGCAGGAATTGGTGGGGGAAAAACTTTCCGGTGAAGAGCGTGACCTCCATCGCGCGGATCTATTGCGCAAACATTTAGGCAAAATAAAGGGCCTAAAACTGCCGGAATAA